Part of the Effusibacillus lacus genome is shown below.
AACTCCTTGGATGAAGCGATAGAGGTAACGAACCAATCCGCATTCGCCAACGGAGCTTGCATTTATACGCAAAATGGCAGCAACGTACGTAAATTCCGGGAAGAAATTGATGCTGGCATGTTAGGGGTCAACTTGGGTGTGCCTGCCCCGATGGCCTTCTTCCCCTTCTCCGGATGGAAAAATTCCTTCTACGGAGACCTCCATGCCAACGGTATGGATGGTGTAGAGTTCTATACGCGCAAGAAAATGGTAACGGCTCGTTGGTAAAGGAGAACAATTTGATCATGCCTTTGGTTTCACTTAAAGAAATGTTAAACAAAGCGTTACAAGAAAAATATGCCGTAGGGCATTTCAATCTCAACAATCTCGAGTTCGCACAAGCCATTTTGCAGGCTGCCCAGGAGGAGAAGTCGCCTGTCATTCTCGCCGTAAGTCCAGGGTATATTCCTCATTTGGGAGGACTAAAACTGGCTGCATCGATGGTAAGGGCGCTTATGGAGGAATATCAAATCACCGTTCCGGTAGCCCTGCACCTGGACCACGGCTCATCGTTCGAACAGTGTTTACAAGCGATCTATGCAGGATTTACTTCCGTGATGATTGATGCATCCCATTATCCACTGGAAGTGAATATTGCACAGACTAAGAAAGTGGTGGAAGCGGCTCATGCTTTAGGCGTTTCAGTGGAAGCGGAATTGGGCCGAATTGGGGGACAAGAAGATGACTTGATAGTGGATGAAGCCGATGCGATGTACGCAATTCCGGAAGAGTGTGAACGTCTTGTTCGTGAGACCGGTGTTGATTGTTTGGCTCCGGCTTTAGGATCAGTCCATGGTCCGTATAAAGGAGAACCCAGGCTTGGATTCTCTCGTATGGAAGAAATTCAAAAATTGACGGGTATTCCACTTGTATTGCATGGTGGTACAGGTCTTCCGACCCATGATATCAAGAGAGCCATCTCTTTGGGTACAGCCAAAATCAACGTGAATACCGAGAATCAGACGGCATATACCGGGGCGATTCGCCTTGCATTGGAAGAAAATCCGAAGCAATATGATCCTCGAAAATATTTAGGGATCGCAAGGGAAGCGGTCAAGGATACTGTGAAGAGGAAAATGCGTGAATTTGGATCTTCGGGAAAATCCTAATTCCACGAACATGTCGGGGATACGTTCCCATTTTATCTCCATATTTTGAATCATTCATTTTAAAGCGATTCTACAGTGAATGGAAGCTCGAAGAAGAGTGCGACATTATCTATTAAACAGGTGATGAAATGAAGGATCATATTCGTCCGGTGGGGATTATCAGATGACAGTAGCTGATCTGATCAAGATTTATGAAGGACAGGAGTATCATAATCAATTACCGACAGCAGAAGAAAAGACCTATCAATGGAATCAATTTGTAAGGGATTTTAATGCGGATCCAAGCTTATGGGAGCAAGGGATTTGGGGATTGCCCACTTCGCTTTTATCAGGATAGTACGAAGCAGAGATAGGCGAAACTGCTTGTGTCACTTAACAGTGCAGCCCTTTACAATGGGCCGGGATCAAGATAACTTTGTGTAAGGAGCAAGAACTTGGCGGCGCACATTTCTACCGTGTCAGGCCGGGTAACGGAACAAAGGAGAAATCAACCATGAATGATGATTTATACGCGGAAACACCTGATGTTTCCAACTCGGGACAGCTGGAACCGGGAATGCGCGTACTTGTGATGGCCTCTGTTCCGGCCGAGCGGGATGCGATATTGCGGGGGCTTCGCGGCGCCAGTAGGTTCGACGTCCGGGTGGCAGGCGTTGGGCCCGCGGCTGCCGCAGCCAGTACGGCAAAGGCGTTGGCAGCTGCCAAGTACGGTCTGGTAGTGAGTGCGGGCATTGGAGGAGGTTTTGCCGGTCGGGCGGAAGTGGGGTCCCTGGTGGTAGCGAGCGAGATTGTTGCGGCCGACTTGGGAGCACAGACCCCGGAGGGATTCCTCAGCTTGGACGAGCTGGGCTTTGGCTCCACCCGCGTACGGGTCGACGCTGATCTGTTGACCCGGGTGACGGAGGCACTGCGTGCAGCCGGGCTGCCGGTCAATGTCGGCCCGGTGCTCACCGTATCGACCGTGACAGGTAAGACGGCGACCGCCTCTGAACGCGCTGCGCGGGTACCGGGAGCGACCGCCGAGGCGATGGAAGGCTATGGCGTGGCTATTGCAGCCCTCGATCACGGCTTGCCAATTCTGGAGATCCGTGCCATCTCAAACCCGGTCGGTCCGCGTGACCGCGCCGCTTGGCGTATTGGAGAGGCTCTTGAAGCGCTTGAAGCAGCAAGCTCAATATTATTGGAGGTGCTAAGATGAAAATTGCCTTCTCTCCTTGCCCCAACGACACTTTTGTTTTTCACGCATGGGTACACGGGCTGCTGCCCGGTGCGCCCAAGCTTGACGTGACTTACGCGGACATCGATGTCACGAACTATATGGCCGTTAGCTCCAATGGACCGGAAGTGCTTAAAATCTCGTATGCGGCTCTTCCGTGGGTGCTGTCCGAGTACGCACTGCTGCCATGCGGCGGGGCGTTGGGCAGAGGCTGCGGGCCGCTGGTACTGACAACAAGCAATGTGGCCGGTACCAAGGATCCGGCAGCGTTGGCCGGTCGGCGGGTGGCGGTACCCAGTGAGCGGTCGACCGCCTATTTACTGTTCCGGCTATGGGCCGCCCAGCAGGTGCCGGGGGGCGTGGGCGAGATTGTTATTATGCCTTTTCACAAGATCATGCCGGCGGTGCGCGATGGCGTGGTTGATGCCGGGTTGGTGATCCACGAGGCACGCTTCACTTATCCTTCGTACGGGTTAGTCTTATTGACCGATTTGGGCAGTTGGTGGGAGGCCGAAACGAGTCTGCCGATTCCGTTGGGAGCGATCATTGCCCACCGGTCACTGGATCTGGACGCGATCGCCGGTTGGATTCGCGCATCGGTCGAGTACGCGTGGGCAAACCCGGATGTCTCGCGGGAGTACGTGCTGCACCACGCCCAAGAAATGTCCCCTGAGGTAGCACAAGCGCACATTGACTTGTACGTGAATAAGTTCACCGCGAATTTGGGCGAGGAAGGGTATGCGGCGGTAACCGCCCTGCTAAGCCGGGCCTCGCAAGAAGGGTTAGTACCGAAACTGGATCTGTCGTCGCTGCGGTAAAGGGAGAAATCATGATTCTTAAATGGATTGTTTGCAAAGTTCCAGACGATAAAAAAGAAAAGTTTTCATCGTCTCAAGAAGAATGGAGCTCATTAAAAGGTGTTCGGGGTTTTATTGGTCAAATTGGCGGTTGGGATCAAAGAGACAAAACAGATGCCTGTATCTTAGCGTTGTGGCGAGATCTGGAATCCTATCGACTCTTTATGGATAAAGAACATGATCAAATCTTTCACAAAAATGGGCAACAACAGACTTATTCATCGATAACTGTTTCTTTGTCTGAAGGACTCTTTAATATTCCCGAAAACGTTGATAGCATTCAAGCTTCCTTGCAGAAAGGGAAGATCCTTAAAGTGGCTGATACAATATTCAATGATGATCATGAAGACCATTTTATTCGAGTACAAGAAGAAATATTGGAACCTGAATACGAAGAAAGCTTGTGGAATGTTATCTGGGATTGTCAGCAAAGAGATTGGAGCTGCGGACAGATACTTAGTCGCAACCATGTGGGAAGACGTAGTGAAGAAAGACATCCATTCCATTCAAAGCAGAATGATCCTGTTAGAAGAAAGATGGAGGGTAATCCAGTGAATCGAAGCAAAATTCACAAAACTCCCTGGCACCTTGCCAAGGAGTTTTGTTTCTACAACGCACCCAACCAAATCGCAAAGAGCCCTTCCGTAATTCCCAGATTGTACATGTAAAAACAACCATAGGCGATGCTGACAGCAGCGGTGAATTGGGTGAGCAGGGTGTTGATTCCAATTTTCTTTGCGCTCAACACGAACGGAAATCCAATGAGTGTGGTAAACAGCATCATGCCCAGGATGGTCCCCGCACCAAACAGAAGAATGTAAAGCACTCCTTCCCATGCGCTGCTCACTGAGGACATGGTCAGCAGCACCATGGCCGCGCTTCCGGCAAGTCCGTGCACCAGGCCGATCAACATGGACTTGAAATAGGATACGTCTACATGCAGATGCTTGTTTCCTGTTTCATGCTGATGGGAATGAAAATGTTTGTGTAGCTGTCCGTCATGTTCATGCTCATGAATATGAAATTTTTGTTTCCTGATGGCAAGGATGCTGGAAACTCCCAAGCCCACCAACATGATTCCCACCAGAAATTCAAAGGACATGGCAATCGAGTCCGGAAGCTCGATCTTAAAAAGAATGAGCCCCAATCCAATCAGCAGCAAGGTCACGGAATGTCCGATTCCCCAAAAAATACCGGCGAAAGTAGACCGAAGCAAGCTCTTGCTGTGGCTTGCAATCGTGGAAACCGCAATTACATGATCTGGTTCAATGGCGTGCTTGATCCCCAGTACAAATCCAAACAGCAAAACGGATAGCAAACTGTAGTCCATAAGGCACCTCGAAAGTGGAGTGGGAGTATGATTCAACTGCCGAAAGAAACGAATACACATTTAGTTTACTAGACGCAATGGAACTTTGTAACTCCAATTTTTTGAAAAATTCATCAATGAAAATGGGAAAATATCGATTTTTTGTGTATCAAGATTATCTGCTCGGGCACGATCGGGGACCATGGAGTTGCGATTCTGCTTGCCCGGGGTCAACTGGAACTTGAGGGCGACATTGAATCCGATTCCTGTTCCTTGCTCCCCATGGTTACCGCACTGAAAGAAACGGCGGCGGAGGAACTGGTCTGGATGCGGGATCCTACCAGGGGCGCAATTGGCACTACCCTGAACGAACTTGCTGAAGCCACCGGGATGGCGGTCGTGCTTGAAGAGGAACGGATACCGATCTGGCAGGAAGTGCACGGCGCTTGTGAGATTTTGGGGATTGACCCGCTGTATGTGGCAAATGAAGGAAAGCTGCTGGCGGTTGTCCGTCCCGAAGCTGCGGTGCGGGCAGTGGAAACACTCCGGAAGCTGCCGGGCGGGGAATCTGCCGCCATTATTGGGGAAATCGCCACGGAACCTGCCGCGAAAGTCCTGATGCGCACCTTTATGGGCGGCAACCGGGTCATTGATTTGTTGGTGGGAGACCCGTTGCCCAGAATCTGCTGATTTTTTCAGTATACAGTGCAAATTGACCGTCCTGGCTGATGGCTGGGGCGGTTTTGTGTGTTATATTTGGAGATAACCAGAGATTCATTCTTGCATTTCCGGGAGAGTTGCCAAATGTCTGCTCACTTGAATGAACAAACCCGCAGGACGCTCCGATTGATCCTGATCACGTCGATTCTTTCCGTTGTAACAGGCATGCTCTATATTCCGGGCTTGCCGTGGAATGTTCTCGGGTCTCTCCGGGAAGGGGAGATTGCGTTATGGGGACTATGGGCAACCGGTGGCGGTATCATTGGCATAGTGGGGGCCATTTTGGCCCGGAGAGCCAAACAAGCCCTGCAAAAAGTGTTATTTGTTGCTGCTTTGATCGGGATGCTGCTCTTCTTGCTCGCTCAGGTTTTACCGATTGCAGCTTGGTTCCTGTTTTCGGTGGACCCCATCGCAGATGGTCCGTCCGAGAATGCTGCTGTTGGCGGTCTGTTGCCGATGATTCCCCATCTGTTGATTGTACTCTCTTCTCTCCTTGCGATCCTCTCAATTGTTCGCGTCTTGGCCAGCAAACAATCCCCCTTGCGTTTGACCCGAAGACAGACAGTATCTGCGTTGGGATTCCTTGTTTCGGTTGGACTCATCTGGTATGGCGCTGATAGATACATTGACGCCACCTTTGTCAAATCTACTTATCCGGCAAATGGGGCAGTTAACGTTCCACTCCATGATACAGTGCGAGTGGAATGGGATGTGGATGCAAGAAACGGGATGGGGATGAGTGTGCGCTATGCGGATGACCCGACACCGATTCGTGGGGTGACAGGAGCGTCCGCAGGTGGCATGTTCTTTACGCCCGATACGTTTCTCCCCGGCAAGAAGGTCAGTGTTACGGCCAGGGCCGGAAGAAGAAGTTACACGTTTTCCTTTACGACGGTGGCTGCGGCCAACGACAGGATCGACTTGTATCGGGCCGTGCTGCAGCATTATTTCCGCCCGCCGCAGAATTCCGTTTCTCCTGATGTGATCGCACTGGATACAACCCATTTTTCCGGGTGGAACGATATGGAGATCCAAACGCTTGCAAAAGGCACCCTGGCTTACCATCCCGAAGTTGTGACGGGCACACAGGCTGATGGCTTCAAGCCTGCAGAAGCGATGCCCGGAAGAAGGATTGAAGAGACAACCGATGTTCTGTTCTTGACAATGAAAGAGGAGAAACAGTCGGACAACCGGTACCTTGTCGCGGTGGAGGCCAGAAGAGGAAAGGGAATTCTGCAAGGAAACAGGGCAGCATCATTTGTCATTCAATACAATGCTGCTTATAAAGACGGCAAATGGGTGGTGGAGCTCACATCCTTACCGGGGTGGAGCCTTTTTTCTTTTCGGGGGTCAGCGGATTTGGTACCATAGGAACAGGAGGGCAAACCGAATGGCGGAAGAGATGAAACGGGCGTCAACGATACTCTTGATCCGGAACGGGGACCGGAACAGCGGCCTCGAGGTGTATATGACTCAACGGCCGGAGACGATGCTGTTTTTGCCCGGCTTTCATGTGTTTCCGGGCGGTATTATGGAATCGGCAGACCGGGATGAACGAATCCATCAGTTTTGTAAAAAT
Proteins encoded:
- a CDS encoding YdbC family protein, translated to MILKWIVCKVPDDKKEKFSSSQEEWSSLKGVRGFIGQIGGWDQRDKTDACILALWRDLESYRLFMDKEHDQIFHKNGQQQTYSSITVSLSEGLFNIPENVDSIQASLQKGKILKVADTIFNDDHEDHFIRVQEEILEPEYEESLWNVIWDCQQRDWSCGQILSRNHVGRRSEERHPFHSKQNDPVRRKMEGNPVNRSKIHKTPWHLAKEFCFYNAPNQIAKSPSVIPRLYM
- a CDS encoding urease accessory protein UreH domain-containing protein gives rise to the protein MDYSLLSVLLFGFVLGIKHAIEPDHVIAVSTIASHSKSLLRSTFAGIFWGIGHSVTLLLIGLGLILFKIELPDSIAMSFEFLVGIMLVGLGVSSILAIRKQKFHIHEHEHDGQLHKHFHSHQHETGNKHLHVDVSYFKSMLIGLVHGLAGSAAMVLLTMSSVSSAWEGVLYILLFGAGTILGMMLFTTLIGFPFVLSAKKIGINTLLTQFTAAVSIAYGCFYMYNLGITEGLFAIWLGAL
- a CDS encoding HypE family hydrogenase expression/formation protein yields the protein MCIKIICSGTIGDHGVAILLARGQLELEGDIESDSCSLLPMVTALKETAAEELVWMRDPTRGAIGTTLNELAEATGMAVVLEEERIPIWQEVHGACEILGIDPLYVANEGKLLAVVRPEAAVRAVETLRKLPGGESAAIIGEIATEPAAKVLMRTFMGGNRVIDLLVGDPLPRIC
- a CDS encoding futalosine hydrolase, giving the protein MNDDLYAETPDVSNSGQLEPGMRVLVMASVPAERDAILRGLRGASRFDVRVAGVGPAAAAASTAKALAAAKYGLVVSAGIGGGFAGRAEVGSLVVASEIVAADLGAQTPEGFLSLDELGFGSTRVRVDADLLTRVTEALRAAGLPVNVGPVLTVSTVTGKTATASERAARVPGATAEAMEGYGVAIAALDHGLPILEIRAISNPVGPRDRAAWRIGEALEALEAASSILLEVLR
- the fba gene encoding class II fructose-1,6-bisphosphate aldolase, which codes for MPLVSLKEMLNKALQEKYAVGHFNLNNLEFAQAILQAAQEEKSPVILAVSPGYIPHLGGLKLAASMVRALMEEYQITVPVALHLDHGSSFEQCLQAIYAGFTSVMIDASHYPLEVNIAQTKKVVEAAHALGVSVEAELGRIGGQEDDLIVDEADAMYAIPEECERLVRETGVDCLAPALGSVHGPYKGEPRLGFSRMEEIQKLTGIPLVLHGGTGLPTHDIKRAISLGTAKINVNTENQTAYTGAIRLALEENPKQYDPRKYLGIAREAVKDTVKRKMREFGSSGKS
- a CDS encoding 1,4-dihydroxy-6-naphthoate synthase — protein: MKIAFSPCPNDTFVFHAWVHGLLPGAPKLDVTYADIDVTNYMAVSSNGPEVLKISYAALPWVLSEYALLPCGGALGRGCGPLVLTTSNVAGTKDPAALAGRRVAVPSERSTAYLLFRLWAAQQVPGGVGEIVIMPFHKIMPAVRDGVVDAGLVIHEARFTYPSYGLVLLTDLGSWWEAETSLPIPLGAIIAHRSLDLDAIAGWIRASVEYAWANPDVSREYVLHHAQEMSPEVAQAHIDLYVNKFTANLGEEGYAAVTALLSRASQEGLVPKLDLSSLR
- a CDS encoding Ig-like domain-containing protein produces the protein MSAHLNEQTRRTLRLILITSILSVVTGMLYIPGLPWNVLGSLREGEIALWGLWATGGGIIGIVGAILARRAKQALQKVLFVAALIGMLLFLLAQVLPIAAWFLFSVDPIADGPSENAAVGGLLPMIPHLLIVLSSLLAILSIVRVLASKQSPLRLTRRQTVSALGFLVSVGLIWYGADRYIDATFVKSTYPANGAVNVPLHDTVRVEWDVDARNGMGMSVRYADDPTPIRGVTGASAGGMFFTPDTFLPGKKVSVTARAGRRSYTFSFTTVAAANDRIDLYRAVLQHYFRPPQNSVSPDVIALDTTHFSGWNDMEIQTLAKGTLAYHPEVVTGTQADGFKPAEAMPGRRIEETTDVLFLTMKEEKQSDNRYLVAVEARRGKGILQGNRAASFVIQYNAAYKDGKWVVELTSLPGWSLFSFRGSADLVP